One Gemmatimonadota bacterium DNA window includes the following coding sequences:
- a CDS encoding DUF4212 domain-containing protein, whose amino-acid sequence MSDSTKAAGSRAAAALSRYWRANIRIMAVLLALWALAGLGAGILFADTLNAYRISGTGFPLGFWFAHQGSIIVFVLLILAYCLYMNRLDNRHRRELETTRQEG is encoded by the coding sequence ATGTCTGATTCGACGAAAGCCGCCGGCAGCAGGGCCGCCGCGGCGCTCAGCCGTTACTGGCGGGCGAACATACGGATCATGGCCGTGCTGCTCGCGCTGTGGGCCCTGGCCGGACTGGGGGCCGGCATTCTGTTCGCGGACACGCTCAACGCGTACCGCATATCCGGCACCGGCTTTCCCCTGGGGTTCTGGTTCGCCCACCAGGGCAGCATCATCGTCTTCGTGCTGCTCATACTGGCCTACTGCCTGTACATGAACCGCCTGGACAATCGGCACCGCCGGGAACTCGAAACCACCAGACAGGAAGGGTAG
- a CDS encoding glycosyltransferase family 9 protein, with translation MMWYPIEKRLKTRVLKWLARHPLGKRRAPPGEVDTDRINRILIIRQHDQFGDFLLTTPAIHALRARFPNAHITLVVRAYLYPVARNNPDVDEVLLFHESGFRWRPRDIRSFVDLMRNPVDLAVVFNTVSHSLSSDLIAWLSGASVVMGPETPTFDHLDHNPFYTINVPVNPEPRHQIQWNLDVVRHVGADTDDLSYRYAMTAEERAAGRAVIDGLDGDPGKPGGPVVAVHFGTGDARKRYPVEQLASVCDELAARRSARILVIPAPGEEGLLRALRDAASAQLHSAPPLSLREVAGVIRAADLLVCNDTGVLHLAAAVETPTLSFHATSDPAFWKPPGRRHRAFYAASQRIEEIPPDRVCREITAMLDDSGSGETGEIIRV, from the coding sequence ATGATGTGGTATCCTATCGAAAAGCGGCTCAAGACCCGGGTGCTCAAATGGCTGGCCAGACATCCCCTGGGCAAACGCCGCGCGCCGCCCGGCGAGGTCGATACGGATCGCATCAACCGGATTTTGATTATCCGGCAACACGATCAGTTCGGCGATTTCCTGCTGACCACCCCCGCGATCCACGCGCTGCGGGCGCGGTTTCCCAACGCGCACATCACCCTGGTAGTCCGCGCGTACCTGTACCCCGTGGCCCGAAACAATCCGGACGTGGACGAGGTCCTGCTATTCCACGAATCCGGTTTCCGCTGGCGGCCCCGGGACATCCGGTCTTTCGTCGATCTCATGCGAAACCCCGTCGACCTCGCCGTCGTGTTCAACACGGTTTCCCATTCCCTGTCCAGCGACCTCATCGCCTGGCTTTCGGGCGCTTCCGTGGTCATGGGACCCGAAACACCCACCTTCGACCACCTCGACCACAATCCCTTCTACACGATCAATGTACCCGTGAATCCGGAACCCAGGCACCAGATCCAGTGGAACCTGGACGTGGTGCGGCACGTGGGCGCCGATACGGACGACCTGTCCTACCGTTACGCCATGACCGCGGAAGAACGGGCGGCCGGCCGGGCGGTGATCGATGGCCTGGACGGGGATCCCGGGAAGCCCGGAGGCCCCGTGGTTGCCGTCCACTTCGGCACCGGGGACGCGAGGAAGCGGTACCCCGTGGAGCAGCTGGCCAGCGTCTGCGATGAGTTGGCCGCCCGGCGTTCCGCCCGGATCCTGGTCATCCCGGCACCGGGAGAAGAAGGACTGCTGCGCGCACTGCGCGATGCGGCATCCGCTCAGTTGCACAGCGCGCCGCCCCTGTCGCTGCGGGAGGTCGCCGGCGTGATCCGCGCCGCGGACCTGCTCGTATGCAACGACACCGGGGTCCTCCACCTGGCCGCCGCCGTGGAGACGCCGACCCTGTCCTTCCACGCCACCAGCGATCCGGCCTTCTGGAAGCCGCCCGGTCGAAGGCACCGCGCCTTCTACGCCGCCAGTCAACGGATCGAGGAGATCCCGCCGGACCGCGTGTGCCGCGAAATCACCGCCATGCTCGACGATTCCGGCAGCGGCGAAACGGGCGAGATCATCCGGGTCTGA
- a CDS encoding ATP-binding cassette domain-containing protein, translating into MNLYLRVLSYVKPYWYFMAGAMVCMACFALTSSATVWVALPFLQTLFSQETVQTVQGGQPGQAGQGGQPGQGGQLDMAQDSANRLEQRTGMTGLRETLKERTNDLIRRPTKQATLERLCLIILFILLLKNISSYLQAYLMAYAENGVIKDLRNHLYIHLHRLSLSYFHRERTGELISRVSYDVMKINGTISAAFGTLVKEPMLVVVFLAILLILSWQLTLVSLVLLPLSVLVITTVGRRLRRSSTASQEAMADMTSTIQETVAGVRVVKAFNMESFEIGKFKRQTQHYFRTLLRLTHMHNLASPITEILGSAVGLAILWYGGRQVLEGGLLAPEDFLTFFLALFSMMKPVKELGQVHNRIQEGIAAADRVFSVLDTAPEITDAPGAVPLPDLRREIRLDRVTFRYDTVSDPALEEIDLVVRSGETVALVGPSGGGKSTLVDLVARFYDPTGGRIEIDGKELRTVTVASLREKMGIVTQDVILFNDTVRNNIAYGVADMPLDRIQSAAAAANADAFIEQLPDGYDTFLGERGVRLSGGQRQRIAIARAILKDPQILIFDEATSSLDTESELLVQEAIDRLMKGRTALVIAHRLSTVQKADRVVVVDRGRIVQAGVHGSLIQEDGLYRKLYNLQFRDQEPVAE; encoded by the coding sequence ATGAATCTGTATCTCCGAGTACTTTCATACGTAAAACCCTACTGGTATTTCATGGCCGGCGCCATGGTATGCATGGCCTGTTTCGCGCTGACCAGCAGCGCCACGGTCTGGGTGGCCCTGCCCTTTCTGCAGACCCTCTTCAGTCAGGAAACCGTACAGACGGTGCAGGGCGGGCAGCCTGGCCAAGCCGGGCAGGGCGGACAACCCGGGCAGGGCGGGCAGCTCGACATGGCGCAGGATTCGGCGAACCGGCTGGAACAGCGCACCGGGATGACGGGCCTGCGCGAGACGTTGAAGGAACGCACCAACGACCTGATCAGGAGGCCGACCAAGCAGGCAACCCTCGAGCGCCTCTGCCTGATCATCCTGTTCATCCTCCTGCTCAAGAACATCAGCAGTTACCTGCAGGCCTACCTGATGGCCTACGCCGAGAACGGGGTCATCAAAGACCTCAGGAACCACCTGTATATCCATCTGCACCGCCTTTCCCTGTCCTATTTCCACCGGGAACGTACGGGAGAGCTCATCTCCCGCGTGTCCTACGACGTCATGAAGATCAACGGCACCATCTCGGCCGCCTTCGGCACGCTGGTCAAGGAACCCATGCTGGTCGTGGTCTTCCTCGCGATCCTCCTGATCCTCAGCTGGCAGTTGACGCTGGTCTCGCTGGTGCTGCTTCCCCTGAGCGTCCTCGTCATTACCACGGTAGGCAGGCGCCTTCGGCGGAGCAGCACGGCTTCCCAGGAGGCCATGGCCGACATGACCTCGACGATCCAGGAGACCGTGGCCGGCGTGCGGGTGGTCAAGGCCTTCAACATGGAGTCCTTCGAAATCGGCAAGTTCAAGCGGCAGACGCAACACTACTTCCGCACGCTGCTCCGCCTGACTCACATGCACAACCTGGCCAGCCCCATTACGGAGATCCTGGGCAGCGCCGTGGGCCTGGCGATCCTCTGGTACGGCGGGCGGCAGGTGCTGGAAGGCGGCCTGCTGGCGCCCGAGGACTTCCTGACCTTCTTCCTGGCCCTCTTTTCGATGATGAAACCGGTCAAGGAACTCGGCCAGGTGCACAACCGGATCCAGGAAGGGATCGCCGCCGCCGACCGCGTGTTTTCAGTGCTGGACACGGCCCCGGAGATCACGGACGCTCCAGGTGCGGTCCCGCTGCCCGACCTGCGGCGGGAGATCCGGCTCGATCGCGTTACTTTCCGGTACGATACGGTCTCCGATCCCGCCCTGGAAGAGATCGACCTGGTGGTCCGATCAGGCGAGACCGTGGCGCTCGTGGGACCCAGCGGCGGCGGCAAGTCCACCCTGGTGGATCTCGTTGCGCGGTTCTACGATCCGACCGGGGGGCGCATCGAAATCGACGGGAAAGAACTGCGTACGGTCACTGTGGCCTCCCTCCGGGAGAAGATGGGCATCGTGACCCAGGACGTGATCCTCTTCAACGACACGGTCCGCAACAACATCGCCTACGGCGTGGCCGACATGCCCCTGGACCGGATACAGTCCGCCGCGGCCGCCGCGAACGCGGACGCCTTCATCGAGCAGTTGCCCGATGGGTACGATACGTTTCTCGGGGAGCGGGGCGTGCGGCTTTCCGGGGGGCAGCGCCAGCGCATCGCCATCGCACGGGCCATCCTGAAGGATCCCCAGATCCTCATATTCGACGAGGCCACGTCCAGCCTGGACACCGAGTCCGAGCTGCTGGTCCAGGAGGCCATCGACCGGCTGATGAAGGGCAGGACGGCCCTGGTCATCGCCCATCGCCTTTCGACGGTGCAGAAGGCGGACCGGGTGGTCGTAGTCGACCGCGGCCGGATCGTGCAGGCCGGCGTCCACGGGTCGCTGATCCAGGAAGACGGCCTGTACCGGAAGCTCTACAACCTGCAGTTCCGGGACCAGGAACCGGTGGCGGAATAA
- a CDS encoding class I SAM-dependent methyltransferase — MTRPLPVHTMLPAQANASMARERVNMATKLDLGCGPFGKLEGAVGLDINDAAHVDVVHSLDDYPYPFDDAQFDHVEMSHILEHILQPARAMDEVYRIARPGASIRIVTPHYSSQLSYGDLTHYHHFGYVTITQMCRDGRFRMDECRLIFSDVYRVLGISLIANWFPRRWEKYLAFIFPGMYVEAKLTVVKP; from the coding sequence TTGACACGACCCCTGCCCGTCCATACCATGTTGCCCGCTCAGGCGAACGCCTCCATGGCACGGGAACGGGTGAACATGGCGACCAAACTCGATCTGGGCTGCGGACCTTTCGGGAAGCTGGAAGGGGCCGTCGGCCTGGACATCAACGATGCGGCGCACGTGGACGTCGTGCACAGCCTGGACGACTACCCCTATCCCTTCGACGACGCACAGTTCGATCACGTCGAGATGTCACATATCCTGGAGCACATCCTCCAGCCGGCCAGGGCCATGGACGAAGTGTACCGCATCGCGCGGCCCGGGGCTTCGATCCGCATCGTCACGCCCCACTACTCGTCGCAGCTGTCCTATGGCGACCTGACGCACTATCATCACTTCGGCTACGTGACCATTACCCAGATGTGCAGGGACGGGCGGTTTCGAATGGACGAATGCAGGCTGATCTTCAGCGACGTCTACCGGGTGCTGGGCATCAGCCTGATCGCCAACTGGTTTCCCCGCAGATGGGAGAAATACCTCGCGTTCATCTTCCCCGGCATGTACGTGGAGGCGAAACTGACCGTGGTCAAGCCCTGA
- a CDS encoding glycosyltransferase family 4 protein, with product MAGIAPARILQVCSSLAWGGTEMHVPILSGKLRDRGHDVRLVLHPKGSIAGEAREQGFTVETVPIGGYVNPLSTCALRRYIRRFRPAVLHLHLSRDLWQAVPAARLAGFGGPLLLTKHVGSYVTKKDPLHRWLYRRVSRVITVSETLNRNVRETCPVPPDRVVTVHPALDLERFDPSLYDREDTRRSLGIVSEAMLVGTVGRVSPGKGYEEFLQAARMLRDRHPEMSLRFVVVGEASYGEEAYHVGIVQRARELGLGESVLFTGFRRDIPALLNAMDVFIFPSRAEGFGATVIEAMAMGVACVSTRSDGTLDTVEEGETGLVFQGGDAEGLAQSVESLLMDERLRERIAETGRARARARFNLDTMTDRVEALYAASMAPPA from the coding sequence ATGGCCGGCATAGCGCCCGCGCGCATCCTGCAGGTATGCTCCTCCCTGGCCTGGGGCGGTACGGAGATGCACGTTCCGATCCTGTCGGGAAAACTCCGGGACCGCGGTCACGACGTGCGCCTGGTGCTTCATCCAAAGGGATCGATTGCCGGCGAGGCCCGTGAACAGGGCTTCACGGTGGAAACCGTCCCCATCGGCGGTTACGTGAACCCCCTTTCGACGTGCGCGCTGCGGCGCTACATCCGCCGCTTCCGGCCCGCCGTCCTCCATCTCCACCTGTCCCGCGACCTCTGGCAAGCCGTGCCGGCCGCGCGGCTGGCGGGGTTCGGGGGACCGCTACTGCTTACCAAGCACGTCGGTTCCTACGTAACGAAGAAGGACCCGCTGCACCGCTGGCTGTACCGGCGCGTTTCCCGCGTCATCACGGTATCGGAGACGCTGAACAGGAACGTGCGGGAGACCTGTCCCGTCCCGCCGGACCGCGTGGTGACGGTGCATCCGGCCCTGGACCTGGAACGGTTCGATCCGTCCCTCTACGACCGGGAAGACACGAGAAGATCGCTCGGAATCGTCTCCGAAGCCATGTTGGTGGGGACCGTGGGCCGAGTGTCTCCTGGCAAGGGCTACGAGGAGTTCCTGCAGGCCGCCCGGATGCTCCGGGACCGCCATCCGGAGATGTCCCTGCGGTTCGTCGTGGTGGGCGAGGCAAGTTACGGCGAGGAAGCGTACCACGTCGGAATCGTTCAACGTGCCCGGGAACTCGGCCTCGGTGAGTCCGTGCTGTTCACGGGCTTCAGGCGTGACATTCCCGCCTTGCTGAACGCCATGGACGTTTTTATATTCCCCTCCAGAGCAGAGGGTTTCGGCGCGACGGTCATCGAGGCGATGGCCATGGGCGTGGCCTGTGTATCGACCCGGTCGGACGGTACGCTGGACACCGTGGAGGAAGGCGAAACGGGCCTGGTCTTCCAGGGAGGCGACGCGGAGGGGCTTGCACAGTCGGTCGAATCGCTGCTGATGGACGAGCGTCTGCGCGAGCGTATCGCGGAGACCGGCCGTGCACGGGCCAGGGCACGCTTCAATCTCGACACCATGACCGACCGGGTGGAAGCGCTCTACGCCGCCTCAATGGCTCCTCCCGCCTGA